The following coding sequences lie in one Anguilla rostrata isolate EN2019 chromosome 8, ASM1855537v3, whole genome shotgun sequence genomic window:
- the LOC135261036 gene encoding zinc finger protein 181-like isoform X2, whose amino-acid sequence MNSVSFQTQLASIMEVLANAAVAEICELVDDGYAVLHLEISRKQKENEALKRKLQMMELRISRRCTEKPRARIRDEIIGTESENAEFPPEERVGNPLDVGVWKEGEPTIVDVEDTIKHDECASKEERRPESLAIKKEKFEEELESSDPQGGLHLSEERPVEPAVERALIAEPQTEPTIDTEELTEQHSTRHSVWEDGTLDTVLKAEPDNETINLLDAGSEHTAGRQDILDEHVMYKRAGQLDTFYTRGFAEKETASAACSYATPPDSASFPGSSDLQPILSAGNGKTLPTWNKMAASEAVHTQHRRYRQDRRRERLQLANVPFPPQAQMAAPEDTGPKPRGPDVNRWAPCDDRFTKSKSMKAPYRVGTTRRKLFICTYCGKSLACLKNLKTHLRVHTGEKPFSCAQCGKRFADSSNLKRHQSVHTGERKYGCTHCGKRFAQSGSLKVHQNVHTGHRQYICAQCGKTFLSSSHLKRHVTVHAEEQL is encoded by the exons ATGAATTCTGTCTCTTTTCAAACACAACTGGCCTCCATCATGGAGGTATTAGCTAATGCGGCAGTAGCAGAAATTTGCGAACTTGTAGATGATGGCTATGCTGTTTTGCACCTTGAAATATCACGGaagcagaaagaaaatgaagcCCTAAAGAGGAAATTACAAATGATGGAGCTGAGGATATCGCGGCGTTGTACCGAGAAACCACGAGCTCGGATTCGCGATGAAATAATAGGAACGGAAAGCG agAATGCTGAGTTCCCCCCCGAAGAGAGAGTTGGCAATCCGTTGGACGTCGGTGTTTGGAAAGAAGGGGAGCCCACTATTGTGGATGTGGAAGACACTATAAAACATGACGAG TGTGCAAGCAAAGAGGAAAGAAGACCTGAATCACTTGCCATTAAAAAGGAGAAGTTTGAAGAAGAGTTGGAGAGCAGTGATCCACAGGGCGGACTACATCTCAGTGAAGAGA GACCTGTGGAACCAGCTGTTGAAAGGGCTCTCATTGCAGAACCACAGACTGAACCTACAATAGACACAGAggagctcactgagcagcacagcaccagacacagTGTTTGGGAAGATGGCACACTGGACACTGTTCTCAAGGCAGAACCAGATAATGAGACTATAAACCTCCTGGATGCAGGCTCTGAACACACAGCAGGGAGGCAGGACATTTTGGACGAGCACGTCATGTACAAGAGAGCGGGCCAACTGGACACTTTCTACACGCGGGGGTTTGCTGAAAAAGAGACCGCGAGTGCAGCGTGCTCTTACGCGACTCCGCCGGACTCCGCAAGCTTTCCAGGTAGCTCGGATTTACAGCCCATCCTCTCTGCAGGGAACGGCAAGACGCTTCCCACGTGGAACAAGATGGCAGCGTCTGAAGCggtccacacacagcacaggcgcTACAGACAGGACCGGCGGCGGGAGCGGCTGCAGCTGGCCAACGTGCCGTTTCCGCCCCAGGCCCAAATGGCTGCGCCAGAGGACACGGGTCCCAAACCCAGGGGCCCAGATGTGAACAGATGGGCCCCTTGCGATGACCGCTTCACCAAATCCAAAAGCATGAAGGCCCCTTACCGAGTCGGCACGACGAGGAGAAAGCTGTTCATCTGTACGTATTGCGGGAAGAGCCTAGCTTGCCTGAAAAACCTTAAAACGCACCTGAGGGTTCACACCGGAGAAAAGCCATTCAGTTGCGCACAGTGCGGGAAGCGCTTCGCCGATTCCAGCAACCTGAAGAGGCACCAGAGCGTCCACACGGGCGAGAGGAAGTACGGGTGCACGCACTGCGGCAAACGCTTTGCCCAGTCTGGGTCGCTCAAAGTACACCAGAACGTCCACACGGGACACAGGCAGTACATCTGTGCCCAGTGCGGGAAGACCTTCCTTTCTTCTAGTCATCTCAAGAGACACGTGACTGTTCACGCTGAAGAACAATTGTAA
- the LOC135261036 gene encoding zinc finger protein 2-like isoform X1 has protein sequence MAKSPQKKTPHKTVEDVCRLCDTTFTDKKNKHNLIIGALEAKPAYTLALEELTGLVKTTDDLIAVCSSCRTLLNRYHRSSCEVERIGTLVKSLAHAAARVKRCAKSTPTDDGRVRKRINIGHESLARRSLGFSECASKEERRPESLAIKKEKFEEELESSDPQGGLHLSEERPVEPAVERALIAEPQTEPTIDTEELTEQHSTRHSVWEDGTLDTVLKAEPDNETINLLDAGSEHTAGRQDILDEHVMYKRAGQLDTFYTRGFAEKETASAACSYATPPDSASFPGSSDLQPILSAGNGKTLPTWNKMAASEAVHTQHRRYRQDRRRERLQLANVPFPPQAQMAAPEDTGPKPRGPDVNRWAPCDDRFTKSKSMKAPYRVGTTRRKLFICTYCGKSLACLKNLKTHLRVHTGEKPFSCAQCGKRFADSSNLKRHQSVHTGERKYGCTHCGKRFAQSGSLKVHQNVHTGHRQYICAQCGKTFLSSSHLKRHVTVHAEEQL, from the exons ATGGCTAAATCCCCACAAAAGAAAACGCCACATAAAACAGTAGAAGACGTATGTCGACTATGTGATACGACTtttactgataaaaaaaacaaacataacttGATCATCGGTGCCCTAGAGGCGAAGCCTGCCTATACTTTAGCTCTGGAGGAGCTCACTGGACTCGTTAAAACCACAGACGATTTAATAGCTGTATGTAGCTCTTGCAGAACGTTATTAAACCGATATCACAGAAGCTCGTGTGAAGTGGAACGGATTGGTACATTGGTCAAGTCACTGGCGCATGCCGCTGCCAGAGTTAAAAGATGTGCCAAATCAACTCCGACTGACGATGGCCGTGTCAGAAAACGAATCAACATCGGGCATGAGAGTCTTGCGAGACGGAGTCTGGGCTTTTCCGAG TGTGCAAGCAAAGAGGAAAGAAGACCTGAATCACTTGCCATTAAAAAGGAGAAGTTTGAAGAAGAGTTGGAGAGCAGTGATCCACAGGGCGGACTACATCTCAGTGAAGAGA GACCTGTGGAACCAGCTGTTGAAAGGGCTCTCATTGCAGAACCACAGACTGAACCTACAATAGACACAGAggagctcactgagcagcacagcaccagacacagTGTTTGGGAAGATGGCACACTGGACACTGTTCTCAAGGCAGAACCAGATAATGAGACTATAAACCTCCTGGATGCAGGCTCTGAACACACAGCAGGGAGGCAGGACATTTTGGACGAGCACGTCATGTACAAGAGAGCGGGCCAACTGGACACTTTCTACACGCGGGGGTTTGCTGAAAAAGAGACCGCGAGTGCAGCGTGCTCTTACGCGACTCCGCCGGACTCCGCAAGCTTTCCAGGTAGCTCGGATTTACAGCCCATCCTCTCTGCAGGGAACGGCAAGACGCTTCCCACGTGGAACAAGATGGCAGCGTCTGAAGCggtccacacacagcacaggcgcTACAGACAGGACCGGCGGCGGGAGCGGCTGCAGCTGGCCAACGTGCCGTTTCCGCCCCAGGCCCAAATGGCTGCGCCAGAGGACACGGGTCCCAAACCCAGGGGCCCAGATGTGAACAGATGGGCCCCTTGCGATGACCGCTTCACCAAATCCAAAAGCATGAAGGCCCCTTACCGAGTCGGCACGACGAGGAGAAAGCTGTTCATCTGTACGTATTGCGGGAAGAGCCTAGCTTGCCTGAAAAACCTTAAAACGCACCTGAGGGTTCACACCGGAGAAAAGCCATTCAGTTGCGCACAGTGCGGGAAGCGCTTCGCCGATTCCAGCAACCTGAAGAGGCACCAGAGCGTCCACACGGGCGAGAGGAAGTACGGGTGCACGCACTGCGGCAAACGCTTTGCCCAGTCTGGGTCGCTCAAAGTACACCAGAACGTCCACACGGGACACAGGCAGTACATCTGTGCCCAGTGCGGGAAGACCTTCCTTTCTTCTAGTCATCTCAAGAGACACGTGACTGTTCACGCTGAAGAACAATTGTAA